TTTTTCCATGTGAAGAACCCTCGTTCCTCTCCCACCCAGTTTCAGGGACCTCTTGAACCTAAACCCCTGTGGCTGTGGAACCCTGGGAACATCTCTGGGGACTTTTATTAGCTCAAGGATGGTTCTAGTTCCTCCCCACATCTGGATCAGGATCTCCACCTCCCAGAACCTTCACATGCTGCTTGTTGCAGGATTGTTGTGATGCTTCATGTCAGACTCTGTGGCTTCACGTGGATCCGGAGACGTGAGTCTCCTGGACTCTGGTCGACCCACATCCAGGCCTGGTGCTTTCAGCAGTGATGGAGATTGATCATAATGTCCAGGTTTGTTTAAGGAGACGTCCTCCCACGTCCCTGAAGCTTTGAGACACAGCTGCTGGTCCTCACATGTCCTCACCGTGGTTTAGAAAAGGTGCTGACATGTTTAAAGATGGAGGCGCTGAGTCTGATCTGGGTTAAACGTCCTGTCCCGTCCAGTGTGTGCAGATGTGGAGGCGTCCACCCGGAGACAGATGTGTCTCTTTGACCTCGTGCACAGATCCACGTTTATTTCTTCATGTGAGGAGCCTGTGGACGTTACGTAACCGGGCCGATGTCCCCCCTCAGCTCAGCCCCGTCCCCCTCAGCTCCGTCCCCCCTCAGCTCAGCTCCGTCCCCCTCAGCCCCGTCCCCCTCAGCCCCGTCCCCCTCAGCTCCGTCCCCCCTCAGCCCCGTCCCCCTCAGCTCAGCACCGTCCCCCTCAACTCAGCTCCGTCCCCCTCAGCTCAGCTCCGTCCCCCTCAGCTCCGTCCCCCTCAGCTCAGCACCGTCCCCCCTCAGCTCCGTCCCCCCTCAGCACCGTCCCCCCTCAGCACCGTCCCCCCTCAGCACCGTCCCCCCTCAGCTCAGCTCCGTCCCTTCAGAGACACGTCCTGTCAGACGGAGGCTTTGAAGCCGTGAAGAATGTGGGACAGTGTGAGGTCTGAGGCCCTGCAGcactgctcctccacctcctcctccacctcctcctcctcctcctcctcctggtccttcCTCATATCTGAACTCATCCTCAGACACGTCTCCTTTATCTGCCTCTTTATTCCCCAAAGTTACACACAAATCTTTTTCTAAACATCAGGACAAATCGTTCCTTCAGTCTGATACCGACTCAATGTGTAAACGTGTGAATGAGACGACGAGACAATCAGAAAACTAGACATTCATTCAGCTTGTGAagttataataacaataacaataataatgataataaaataataataatgatgatgacaacaacgataacaataataatataatgataataacaataataatataatgataataacaataataatataatgataataacaataataataatgataataacgataacaatgataataacaataataataatgataataacgataacaatgataataacaataataataatattttaaaaatctacctttacaatttttatttgttgacgTGTAAAATGGccccaaaaaagtaaaaaattgtaatttaattaacagaaaacGCAACATGATAAAACAGAAGTGTGAGAGAATCAAGAATCCACCCAtttgtttattatcattattattacgaTGATTATTCTTTTATCTgacttatttcttttatttttctcctccagtctgtcaggttTCAGGTTTTCTGTCTCAACACGTTTCTCTGGTTCATCTCAGCGAAGCCGTGACTctttacacaaaccaaacttgtTCCATTTTAACTCTGCTCCTTGGACTCTGTCTCGGTTTTATTTGAGGAGGTGAAACCGGAGACGAGCGCCTCCATCAGCTGCTTCACAACAAAACTCAGCTGAGAATATCAGAATGTGTTGGCAGGTTGAGGTCGGTGTGAATCTCCAGGACGTGTGTGGAGTGAAGAATGAGGTGGAGGCGAGCGCCGGTATTTATTTCCCTCTCACTCAGCAGCTTTTTCTCAGGACGTGACTCTGGACGTCCTCCAAGGACACGGAGGGAAGCAGCGTGCCAGTGACTCCACGCTCTCGCCAGCAGAGTCTTTCACATtcacagaacaaacagaacagcGAGTACCTCCGAGGATCGGCTTGTAGGAGCCGCGGCTCCTGGGACCCGTGAGGGACGGACGGGGACGGACGGGGACGGACTGGGACCCGTGAGGGACGGACTGGGACCCGTGAGGGACGGACTGGGACGGACGGGGACGGACTGGGACGGACTGGGACCCGTGAGGGACAGACTGGGACGCACTGGGACGGGGACGGACCGGGACGCCTGAGCAAACCTGTGGGCGGGTGAAGTCCTGGACTCACTCACAGTTTCATCAAACACTTGTGCAGATCTCACCGTCCAGAGGAGACTCACCCGAGGGCCCCCAACCTCCAGTTGACCAACAGCACTGAACAAATGTCCTCATTGTCTCCTGTGGTGTGAGACGCCAGCTAAGCTAACGACGAGTCAGCGCtagctgctgttaacaatgtgatgaaaactaaaaactaaaagcagacTTCATCTCAGCACCGTCAGCACCAACTTCTCCTCCACACAGCGTCTGTTTAACCTGTttccaacacaaacaaaggagcagaaaaatgacaagagcaaagagaagagaacataaataaagtgttgacatatatacaaaaagatGATCATTGTGAGATGAAACAGAGCAGAgtaagtgtgtgaatgtgtgtgtgaaatcatTTCTGGTTCGACACTAAATTTCCTGGATGTGTTTGTTACGTgactttaaaggtttaaaaacacGACTCGTATTTGAGGTTTAAGGTTCGAGGTTGAAACGTGAAGCCGCCATCAGGTCATGAGACGTTCAGGGTCCGTCATTAATCATCGTAGTTACTGACCTGTTGGTTTGTGCAGCTCCACCAGGAGAgaagtgaatgtgaatgtgtgtttgatgtgtcgCGTTGGTTCTGACGTGTCCCCGTGTCCCTCCAGGCTGTGACACCGGCTTCGGGAACGCCACAGCGAAGCATCTGGACTCCATGGGCTTCGAGGTGTTCGCCACCGTGTTGGACCTGACGGGCGACGGAGCCAGAGAGCTGAGGAGGACCTGCTCCCCCCGACTCACCCTCCTCCAGGTGGACATCACGCAGCCTCAGCAGGTCCAGCAGGCGCTGCTGGACACCAAGGCCAAGCTGGGCCCCCGAGGTAAACGCCAgctcccccctccacacacGTCCACACGTGTCCACACATGTCCACACATGTTCACGTTCAGTCTCTGGACGACCGCGTCATgttagaaaaacagcagcaaatcacacaaaaacatctggagccttcagtcaaactaaaaacCCAGAAGCTTATTTAGAATTTTAACAGAGATCTGGATGATCCGGCTTTTATCTGTAACCTGCAGGAGACACGAGCAAACAACAGTAGAAAcatctaaacacaaacacacaaacatctggaGATGATGTTTGTTTCGGATCTTATTTCATAAATCAGGCTTTGAGGAACGTTTACTGaccagttttatttttagtttggaTTTCAGatcctttttatttctgccttttgctagaaataaaaactaaacattagaaggaacaagaaaaaacacacaagtgtcTAAAAATTCCACAAATATGgaataaatgcatattttaactgtttatctcataaataaatgatctgttGTCATTGTAGAGTGAGCGACGTCTGAAACTAAacattcaaacaataaaaactaaaataacacagTAGATAACACACGAGTAGAACAGCTCATGAATCCGTTCGTCTGAAATAAATTAGATCTCATCATGTCAGAgtctttccatctggttcctaaatctggatcatgtctccaagtctccgtccatgtggtcctggttctggtccagtggtaggtagaggtccatcagaggcagcagctgatacagtattatactgaccacatggtggcgctgctgctgattcacacacagactgagaccagatctacAGTTCTGGCTGGGGACACGATTTAATTCATTAGGACCAGGTGTGAACTCAGGTGATTTAAGACGGAACAGGTGATTTAAGATGGACCAGGTGATTTAAGGTGGTTTAAGGCGGGCCATGTGATTTAAGGCGGTTTAAGACAGACCAGGTGATTTAAGGcggaccaggtgagaccaggtgatTTAAGGCGGACCAGGTGATTTAAGGTGGTTTAAGACAGACCAGGTGATTTAAGGCGGACCAGGTGATTTAAGGCGGTTTAAGACAGACCAGGTGATTTAAGGcggaccaggtgagaccaggtgatTTAAGGCGGACCAGGTGATTTAAGGTGATTTAAGGCGGACCAGGTGATTTAAGGTGATTTAAGGCGGACCAGGTGATTTAAGGTGATTTAAGGcggaccaggtgagaccaggtgatTTAAGACGGACCAGGTGATTTAAGGCGGACCAGGTGATTTAAGACGGACCAGGTGATTTAAGATGGACCAGGTGATTTCAGGTGATTTAAGGCGGACCAGGTGATTTAAGGCGGACCAGCTGAGACCAGGTGATTTAAGACGGACCAGGTGATTTAAGACGGACCAGGTGATTTAAGGTGATTTAAGACGGACCAGGTGATTTAAGACGGACCAGGTGATTTAAGGTGATTTAAGACGGACCAGGTGATTTAAGGCAGACCAGGTGATTTAAGGCGGACCAGGTGATTTAAGGCGGACCAGCTGAGGCCAGACTCTGGTTCTCCAGGAAGCTTGTGTGGCTCCGTGTTGAACGAGGAGTCGTGGAGCCGCTGCCTGGTCGTCCTGACTCTGGTTCTCCAGCAGCTCTCTGAGAAACCGGCGGGAGGAGGCGATGATGTGGAAGCTTGGACCGGTTTATCTGAGGGGATCTGGTGTCATGTTTcgctctgtgattggctcagaCCTGCAGCTCCCACTGGCTTTGTAATTAGACAGACTGTTGGCTTCACCTCGCAGTCATTTAAGGATACGCACAGAGAGCGTGTAATAAAAGAAGTGGAGGGAAAGGTCATTAACGCTCTGGAACAACTCCGGCTTTATGTGTTCACATAAGGGACTTTCCTTCCAATAAACCTGCAGAGGATGGATCAGGCCTGTAACGTGGCTCTGAACTCATCTGGGCCTCATGAATGAGTCTAAACTGTGCCCTCGACCACACTTCTCACATTTAGTGCCGTAAAACACTAATAATgctgcactttattttattaaacacagaagagaaaacacTCTGCAGAAAAGGCAGTAGAAAAGCTTATcgtcttcttgttctttttatttgtcctcAGAGGCGACGCTGCCCGTCACAGAAACTCTTTAACAGCACAGGAGTTTGTTTTTTACCAGAATCTGAACCGATGGAAGttcctctgcagacagtcaCCGTGTGAATCTTCTGTCCTGCAGGTCTGTGGGGTTTGGTCAACAACGCCGGAGTCTGCGTCAACTTTGGAGAAATCGAGCTGTCGTTCATGTCCAACTACCGCGGCTGCATGGAGGTCAACTTCTTCGGGACGCTGAACGTCACCAAGAGCTTCCTGCCGCTGCTGCGGCGAGCGCGCGGCCGGATCGTGGTCATCTCCAGCCCCGCCGGTCAGTTCCTGACCCCAATCTCACACAGTCAGTCCATCACATTCATTATCAGCCCGACGCTGTCAGTCACGCGTTAATGAGCCGTCTGACGAGCAGCTGGTCCGTTAGTCCAGGTGGAGGCGGAGTTTGTGACGgctctgttgccatggttacagGTGACCAGCCGTTCCCCTGCCTCTCGGCGTACGGAGCATCCAAGGCCGCGCTCAACCTCTTCACCAACACCCTGAGACACGAGCTGGAGCCCTGGGGCGTCCGGGTGTCCACCGTCCTGCCCTCCTCCTACAAGACAGGTGagactcctgctgctgctcctccttcatTTCTCCTCTACCACCTCCTCCTACAAGACAGGTGAgactcctgctcctcctcctccttcatttctcCTCTACCACCTCCTCCTACAAGACAGGTGAgactcctgctcctgctgctcctccttcatTTCTCCTCTACCACCTCCTCCTACAAGACAGGTGAgactcctgctcctgctgctcctgctgctcctcctcctccttcctttcctcctcctcctgctcctgctgctcctcctcctccttcctttcctcctcctcctgctcctgctgctcctcctcctccttcctttcctcctcctcctgctcctgctgctcctcctcctgctcctcctcctcctcctcctcttcttctttctcctcctcctcctcctacaagACAGGTGAGACGCCCaactcctgctcctgctgctcctcctcctgctgctcctgctgctcctcctcttcctcctcctttcctcttcctcctcctcctgctcctcctcctcctcctcctcctcctctatgaTCTGATAAATGATGGAGTTCCTCAGAGCTCCATCACTGGTCCTCCACCGTTTAGTGCTGAACCATTTCTATCAGTTTGTCCTGCtactaaatatgtaaatatataaatatataaatattagaGTCAAACCTTTaacatgtttaatcagattaaatctcaggttgatgtggattaattcagattaatcagattaaatctgcttcatgtttaatctctattgattCGTTTCGTTGTTCATAAacaaacagactccaggaagaagagaataaatcTGAACGAGTTAAACACAACtcaactgtttctttttgtgtctttttctgtccacattaatgtggacacaatgtgtccacattaatgtggacacattgtgtccctgttgctacggagacaaactaacttgttgacattagTGTTTCCATTAGTTTCTCTGAAAATAAAAGCCGATATCTTGATAAAGTATATTTGCTCTtcgtacgtgtttccattgaaaggtttTTGGGGAACGAGCTGTAACTTTCAGTCTGATCTGCAAATATTCTCAAACTCAAAGCTcgtaaaaataagaaaaagaccAAATTGAAAACCTCCTCATCCTGTCTTGTAGGACGAAACTCTGCGTCCTGTATTTCCCATAATCCACCGTTTAAATGTTATAAACGTGGTCGTTTGAATTAACGCTGATGAAGAGAAGGATGTGATCATGTGATCATCCTGTGTTTGCAGGACATTGTTGTGTCCTCGGGTGTGGACGGGTCATTTTAAAGTCTGCTGCCTCTTTAACGCTCAGCACCAGGAAGgcagagctgtgtttgtgtatttgctgGAGCTGAGGAACATGTGTCGAAACAGAGACTCAGCGTGAGGTCTGGACCAGCGGAGGCAGAGCTGAAACTGTTGAACATGATCTCAGCGAGTCTGGATAAAGTTCATCGACTCGTTGGGCTCACGGCCAAAAACCCCGAGTAACGGCAGGATTAGGAGCAGAATGCGAATGTGTTCCCTCGGGATTAGAGTGTAAACAGATGGATAAAGTGTGCCCAGCTCGCCTCATTAGCTGCTGCTCCGGCCAATCAGCCTGAACCATGGGAGCCCGTGTTATTCTTCCCCCTCCACACACTTTTATTTCAACACTCGGATGATTTTCTGAGTAACAGAACAGCGCTGCTCATTAAGGCCTGATGACGCTGGTCaggagtttattttaataaagtagAAGATACGTATTTAGTTTTGTAATGAAACCCTAAAATATTTCTCTCTACACTGATGATACTGTCCTGAACAGCATCAggttaaagtcattttaaatgttctctGAGTGATATATTTATTATGGCTGTAAAAACCAACGCGTTAACGTTAATTAATCAtcgtgattaatctgattaataatcacgactgtgaacgtgtctcagtttgtccacgtagcgttagcgttagcaccagctgatccggtagtgacaggcagcagaaccaacccataaagatggaagacgctaaacagcacgttggtcctctccatgggacatttgaggacaaagacaccaagagggaccagtggagacacataaagtatcatcacactctgcaggaaggagttttctttccagcttcaaacagcacatgaaccaagccaagcatacgttagccggggattctgctagcacttgggctaacgcggctaacagctggagacaaaccaagacaaaccaagacaaagacaagctgccaatgctgctgctaatatgtgtccactcctgcagccactgttcactgggagacactgttctcaataagaagcgtcagctctgctctggttggacaatgtccacaagttagtttgtctccgtagcaacagggacacactcatgtggacacatggtggacaaagaaagacactaaAAGAAACTGTTGAGGTGTAGAATGAAACGTATCAATAGAGatgaaacatgaaggagatttaatctgaatGAATCCACATCAACCTGAGATGAATctgattaaatgtgatttttacaggtgtttatatttgttttgtccaGGCACTACATGAAAACAATGATATGTGTTACTTGTGGCTGTCGTGATGGACTATGAACTGATGAGACGAGATGGAGGAGACGTGATGAGACGTGATGAGACGTGATGAAATGTCCTGATGAGACGTGATGAGACGTGATGAAATGTCCTGATGAGTGTCTCTTGTCTGCAGGTCAGTCCAGTAACCACGTCTACTGGGAACAGCAGCACAAGCAGCTCCTGCAGAACCTGTCCCCGGCGCTGCTGGAGGAGTACGGCGAGGACTACATGACGGAGACCAAGGACCTGTTCCAGAGCTTCGCCAGCCAGGCCAACCCCGACCTCAGCCCCGTCATCGAGGCCATCGTCCAGGCGCTGCTGGCGCCGCGGCCCCAGGTCAGCTACTACGCCGGCCCTGGCGTCGGCCTCATGTACTTCATCCACACCTACTTCCCCTTCAGCATCAGCAACCGCTTCCTCCAAAACCTGTTCATGAAGAAGAAGCTGATGCCGCTGGCTCTGAGGAAGCAGTCGGGCTTCGAGCTGAACCTCAgcctccacaacaacaacaacaacaacaacgaggaggaggagaagctgaagtaGCTGCAGACGGAGGACGGCTCCTGTAATGCACTCGTAGAGCTGTAGACTGACGTTTTATATGTTCTGAAGCTGTTGAAGGGATCATAGTGATGCAGGGATGCAGCCACAGGTCAATAAGAGAACACTTCACGTCCATCACCGGGATCAGCTGTTCTGTACAAACACTGACTTAACGTGCCTTTAACCCCGCGGAGACACTTTAGACACGAGAGACGGACCAATCACCTCAGCAGCTCCTTCCACGGACACTAGAGCTTCCAGGTGTCCAGGCTTTAGATCCGTCCTTAAATATCGAGTCCTGGTCCCAAACGTCCTAGAGCTGGTCCCTGTagactctggtggaggagggagctCGTACCTGGAACTCCCTGAAACCTCTGTGGAGGATGTGTCAGTCATCTCCTACCACCTCAGCAGCTCCACACCAACTAGTTCCCGACCAACACCTCCACCACTGCACCGAGCTGGTTCCTCTGgatatttggcagctttgacTCCAGACAGAAAAAACTAATAGTTTAGGACGTTTCCAGAGCAGCTGATGCTGTTGATGAACatgctgcagctcattcatggtctcagTCTCTGTTTAAAGACGAGACTCTGACGTTTCCATCACAGAAGTCAGAACCTCTCTatgtggtttagttctggaggaatcagaCACACAGGCAGATGTTTTATGGCTCGGTGGTGTGGTGATGGTTTTGGGTTCTAATCCTTCTGTGTGTAGTTGGATGGATGATCTCTGGGTTCtccagctccctccctccctccctccctcctttcctccctcctccctccctcccttcctccctccctcctttcctccctcctccctccctccttcctccctccctccgtccaaAGAAAGAAGTGAACCAGGCAGAGCTGAGTTGTGGGTGAAGCCTCAGACGGACCAGAAGCCGTTGAGGCCGTTGAAGCCGTGGTTGTGGTGATTGGTTCGTCTCTAAACGCCGCTGATCTCTGACATCTCAAGGTTTCCTGGTTGGTTTTGACCCTCGAAGCCAAAGCTCAGTAATCTTAGAGACAGACGTCCTGTTTACATCCCTCcatcacaataaaagcacagaaaCGTCTATTAAATCAGATCGCGCTTTAGTTTCAAATCTGTTTGTTTCGATTTTTATCTCAGACCGACACCGATAAGGACTCGTGTCTCGGATCAGAACCAGATGCTCTGGTTAGACTTTAGTTCTCCACTTTTCTCATCTTCACATATTTTCAGTGAACAGAAAACTATGAAGCAGGTATTTTTTCAGCTGTGATGAATCCAACAAACTCAAACCTCAAACATTTATACCAACATTAACAGAGCAGGGCAGGTATCGTGTACTGTACAGATTCAGTTTCTGGTTTTGTTGCCACGTTTTCAATCAAACTATTTATGCTGTCTTTTCTTCTATCGTCACTTAAACTGTGAATTTTATATAAAAAcgagaaaaatacaaaaacatgatgTAAAATGTTCACTTGTTCTTTCTTTGATAGAAATAAACTTGACTTTTTTCAGACTTTGCTTCGTCTGGTTTTTGTGACGTTTCTGTTGAAACATGGTCTCAGACCCGGTTCCAGCCCGGATCATAAACCGGTTCCTGAGGGGAACCTCACAGGAGTCCAGAGAACCGTCCTGGTCGGTTTGGGCAGAACCACGGTAACAGCTGCCAGACTGGGAGGAGTCTGGAGAACCGCTTCAAACTTTAGAACAGTCACCGAGTGGAACCGAACCCGGAGCCCAGAACCCGACAGCTCCACAACCCGACAACCCGACAGCTCCAGAACCCGACAACCCGACagctccacaaccactgtggGTCCGCACTGAACCCTGctactaatactaataacaataataataataataataataataatacccaCGACCCAAGCAGGGCTGGTTGTGGGTCGACCGTGGTCCGGTGGACCCGGTTGTGGGTCGACCCTGGTCCGGTGGACCCGGTTGCAGGTACGGTCCTGGTCCGGTGGACCCGGTTCTGGATCCACCCTGGTCCGGTGGACCCGGTTGCGGGTCGGTCTGCTGGACCGGGGGCCTCCTCTGTGCCAGGACCTCAGACCTCAGCGCTGGGTTCCACTAATGAAGGCGTTTTAATGAGGAGGCGCGCGGCCAAACTCAGAGCAGAGA
The sequence above is drawn from the Mugil cephalus isolate CIBA_MC_2020 chromosome 3, CIBA_Mcephalus_1.1, whole genome shotgun sequence genome and encodes:
- the hsd11b2 gene encoding 11-beta-hydroxysteroid dehydrogenase type 2; translated protein: MDHYTLPSWIYLAALTVFIGGATKKLLASHLSAAPALVAWLGATVLVDRLWALCLPAMLLLLVVLACCLYSTSRTGPPPATLTPHGKAVFITGCDTGFGNATAKHLDSMGFEVFATVLDLTGDGARELRRTCSPRLTLLQVDITQPQQVQQALLDTKAKLGPRGLWGLVNNAGVCVNFGEIELSFMSNYRGCMEVNFFGTLNVTKSFLPLLRRARGRIVVISSPAGDQPFPCLSAYGASKAALNLFTNTLRHELEPWGVRVSTVLPSSYKTGQSSNHVYWEQQHKQLLQNLSPALLEEYGEDYMTETKDLFQSFASQANPDLSPVIEAIVQALLAPRPQVSYYAGPGVGLMYFIHTYFPFSISNRFLQNLFMKKKLMPLALRKQSGFELNLSLHNNNNNNNEEEEKLK